Proteins from one Porites lutea chromosome 3, jaPorLute2.1, whole genome shotgun sequence genomic window:
- the LOC140931484 gene encoding uncharacterized protein, with translation MGVPMVEIQLADLQEKVIDELLDEGVSLEGITLDMVNERLPKEKLTKKIYADDLIFADIECLIDSNKTFIPILICFTKGRSKTIYHHWGTNCVSLFLDTVQTWAEEEKQENGGKGKLPEYTIFFHNLKGFDGVLTTNTLYNQNLKVTDQMGTGTKMLHFKHHNLIFKDSLNFLNMPLAAFPKTFGLTELKKGFFPHKFSMLKHLHYEGKIPDLEFFEPQHMSKDKKEECETWHAEQVRKGETWNFQNEMLDYCKSDVQLLREGCLKFAQDTKNEAGFNPLTQCITIASTCHYFWRNHQMQPKTIAVEPVQGWGGLKVNQSKIALQWLYLEDLKLGGNRIKHSRNGGEQVLQIKGSRVTVDGYDHITKTVYEFQGCEYHGCRKCKPNGRHVKTFHHPDRTVEEIYQVTQRKTELLKEAGYTVKEQWECDFNKKLKQCPNLQEQIDKMSWVSPLNPREAFFGGRTGMAKCYYQAGKEEEILYEDFTSLYPTINKYGTYPIGHPHIIVNPVNQNIQDYFGIAKVNVLAPEKLLHPVLPVKQNEKLLFPLCVKCAEDQAEQPWFERTNLCPHSDKERMMTGTWCTPELLKAVEKGCQILKIHEVWHFPDDQRKEGLFAPYVNTWLKHKTEASGWPSGVETEEQKATYIHDYKEHEGIDLDPEKIEKNPGRKQVAKLMLNSFWGKFGENEHRTQTHSIQDPDTWEKIVQDPTIIVKDVRIFNEDVMEVSTLKFEDACQSSGKINIFAAAFTTSLARLKLYSELEKLNEQVLYYDTDSVIYSYKPGEVKIPTGVFLGQMTDELEGDTIEVFGSAGPKSYCYQTAKGKTECKNKGTKSSFEINQVLNCNSMMQHIQKELSHPLEQRRLMEIEIKNHFVTDNTNKTVSLTDLVKVFGVNWDKRVIEKGTGLTYPYGYVRL, from the coding sequence ATGGGAGTACCCATGGTTGAAATCCAATTAGCAGatttgcaggaaaaagtcaTTGATGAGTTGTTAGATGAAGGAGTGTCATTAGAAGGCATTACTCTAGACATGGTCAACGAACgtttaccaaaagaaaaactgacaaaGAAGATTTATGCGGATGATTTGATCTTTGCCGATATTGAATGTTTAattgatagcaacaaaacattCATCCCGATTCTGATCTGTTTTACAAAAGGACGTAGCAAAACGATCTATCACCACTGGGGTACGAATTGTGTGAGTCTATTTCTCGACACAGTTCAAACATGGGCTGAAGAAGAAAAGCAGGAAAacggaggaaaaggaaaattaccagAGTACACAATATTCTTTCATAATTTGAAAGGCTTTGATGGCGTGCTGACGACAAATACCCTGTACAACCAGAATTTAAAAGTCACAGATCAAATGGGGACAGGTACGAAGATGTTACACTTCAAGCATCACAATCTGATTTTCAAAGATTCATTGAACTTTTTGAATATGCCCCTTGCGGCATTTCCAAAAACTTTTGGTTTGACAGAACTGAAGAAAGGATTTTTCCCGCATAAATTTTCCATGTTGAAGCATTTACACTACGAGGGCAAGATCCCAGACCTTGAGTTCTTTGAGCCCCAGCACATGTCTAAAGATAAGAAAGAAGAATGCGAAACTTGGCATGCAGAGCAAGTACGCAAGGGGGAGACTTGGAACTTTCAAAACGAAATGCTGGACTATTGCAAAAGCGACGTCCAATTGTTACGAGAAGGTTGTCTGAAATTTGCTCAAGACACCAAGAACGAGGcaggatttaatccactgaCTCAATGTATTACGATTGCCTCCACGTGTCATTATTTCTGGCGGAATCACCAGATGCAGCCGAAAACCATTGCTGTAGAACCAGTGCAAGGATGGGGTGGCCTTAAAGTGAACCAAAGCAAAATCGCTTTACAATGGTTGTATTTGGAAGATCTCAAATTAGGAGGCAATAGAATCAAACATTCCCGCAATGGAGGAGAACAAGTACTTCAAATCAAGGGTAGCAGAGTCACTGTGGATGGTTATGATCACATAACTAAAACAGTGTACGAGTTCCAAGGATGCGAGTACCATGGATGCCGTAAATGTAAACCGAATGGCAGGCATGTGAAAACCTTTCACCATCCAGATAGAACGGTAGAAGAAATTTATCAAGTCACCCAACGAAAAACAGAGCTGTTAAAAGAAGCGGGTTATACAGTGAAGGAACAATGGGAGtgtgattttaacaaaaaactgaaacaatgtcCAAACTTGCAAGAGCAAATCGATAAAATGTCATGGGTTTCTCCTTTGAACCCAAGAGAGGCATTCTTTGGAGGCCGAACAGGCATGGCCAAATGTTATTACCAGGCaggcaaagaagaagaaattttatatGAGGATTTTACGAGCCTTTACCCCACCATCAACAAGTATGGAACGTATCCCATTGGGCACCCTCACATCATTGTCAACCCTGTGAACCAAAACATCCAAGATTACTTTGGAATTGCTAAAGTCAATGTCTTGGCACCAGAAAAATTGCTGCATCCAGTGTTACCGGTGAAGCAGAATGAAAAATTGCTGTTTCCTTTATGTGTCAAATGTGCAGAGGATCAAGCAGAACAACCCTGGTTTGAACGGACCAATCTCTGTCCACACAGTGATAAAGAACGAATGATGACAGGTACATGGTGTACTCCGGAGCTGCTAAAAGCAGTCGAGAAAGGCTGCCAAATCCTAAAAATCCATGAAGTATGGCACTTTCCTGACGACCAGAGAAAGGAGGGGTTATTTGCACCGTATGTGAATACGTGGCTCAAGCACAAAACAGAAGCCAGTGGATGGCCGTCAGGGGTAGAAACAGAAGAACAGAAAGCCACCTATATCCACGATTACAAAGAACACGAGGGGATTGATCTAGAccctgaaaaaatagaaaagaatccAGGTCGTAAACAAGTCGCCAAATTAATGTTGAACAGCTTTTGGGGGAAATTTGGCGAGAACGAGCATCGCACACAAACACACTCAATTCAGGATCCGGACACATGGGAGAAAATTGTTCAAGATCCTACCATTATAGTTAAAGATGTGCGTATTTTTAACGAGGATGTCATGGAAGTCAGCACCCTGAAATTTGAGGATGCTTGTCAAAGCAGTGGAAAGATCAATATATTCGCCGCGGCCTTCACAACATCTCTGGCTCGTTTAAAGCTATATTCCGAATTGGAAAAGTTAAACGAGCAAGTGTTATACTATGACACAGATTCAGTGATTTACAGTTACAAGCCTGGAGAAGTGAAAATCCCTACAGGAGTGTTTCTTGGTCAAATGACGGACGAATTAGAAGGAGACACCATAGAAGTGTTTGGATCGGCAGGACCTAAATCGTACTGCTATCAGACAGCGAAGGGTAAAACGGAGTGCAAGAACAAGGGGACCAAGAGTTCCTTTGAAATTAACCAAGTGTTGAATTGTAACTCCATGATGCAGCACATTCAGAAAGAACTGTCACATCCTTTGGAGCAAAGAAGACTCAtggaaatagaaataaagaatCATTTTGTTACAGATAACACCAACAAGACGGTTAGTTTAACAGATTTAGTGAAAGTGTTTGGTGTCAATTGGGACAAGCGCGTGATTGAAAAAGGAACAGGGCTGACATACCCCTATGGCTATGTGaggttgtaa
- the LOC140930290 gene encoding uncharacterized protein KIAA1958-like — protein sequence MASGDSKFEDLSEADIDSLIDDAVPKNTKKATAWGISVLKDWLSKKYPSEVLESLSPEVLSERLKKFYQELRKSPTEHYSASAHLSIRAAIDRHLNTLPEFSGISIVRDPLFKIANKSLSAKLKQLKAQGFAKVQHHPSISPEDIQKCYETKVFSDETPISLLRVNWFNISLHFCRRGRENLRSLTPDSFVIKKDANGGEYVEMSISEKTKNHQGGLGDKADESDPKMFSTGMSNCPVKYFKKFLSVLNPNQTALFQKPKRNFLPSDEIWFENSPIGVNKLGDMMKEISLAASLSKVYTNHCVRSTTISALDEAGIPIHRIMQTSGHRSESSVKSYCDRQSLEKYKESSNILARVGHDSKESTSGAVVGAVNNIENLTQNSQSHNVQNVVANLNHSPTLNVLSRAEFKDCQININITKK from the exons ATGGCTTCGGGCGACTCAAAGTTTGAAGATTTGTCCGAAGCAGACATCGATTCCCTCATTGATGATGCAGTTCCTAAAAACACCAAGAAAGCAACTGCTTGGGGAATATCTGTTTTGAAAG actggttatccaaaaaatacccaagtgaggTTTTGGAAAGTCTTTCACCAGAAGTTCTCTCTGAGAGGTTAAAGAAATTCTATCAAGAATTAAGGAAATCGCCGACAGAGCATTACAGTGCTTCAGCGCACTTGTCCATCAGAGCGGCCATTGATCGCCACTTGAACACACTGCCAGAGTTTAGCGGCATTTCTATCGTACGAGATCCgctatttaaaattgcaaataaatcccTGAGTGCTAAACTAAAACAGCTTAAAGCTCAAGGCTTTGCGAAAGTTCAACATCATCCATCTATTTCTCCCGAAGACATCCAAAAGTGCTAcgagacgaaagttttcagtgaCGAAACCCCAATAAGTTTACTTCGCGTGAACTGGTTCAACATCAGCCTTCACTTCTGTCGCCGTGGAAGGGAAAATCTTCGATCCTTAACACCAGATAGTTTTGTCATTAAGAAAGATGCAAACGGCGGTGAATATGTGGAGATGTCTATcagtgaaaaaacgaaaaaccacCAAGGCGGTCTCGGAGATAAAGCCGACGAAAGTGATCCAAAAATGTTCAGCACTGGAATGTCAAATTGtcctgtaaaatatttcaaaaagtttctcaGCGTCCTCAATCCTAATCAAACTGCACTGTTtcagaaaccaaagagaaattttctccCTAGCGACGAAATATGGTTTGAAAATTCACCGATTGGAGTGAATAAACTGGGTGACATGATGAAGGAAATATCGCTCGCGGCAAGCTTGAGCAAGGTCTACACAAACCATTGTGTTAGATCTACAACCATCTCTGCTCTGGATGAAGCTGGAATACCCATTCATAGAATTATGCAGACTTCAGGCCACAGAAGCGAGAGCAGCGTTAAGTCGTATTGTGACAGACAAAGCCTGGAAAAGTACAAAGAATCCTCCAATATTCTTGCTAGAGTTGGTCATGATTCGAAGGAGTCTACGTCCGGCGCGGTAGTCGGTGCTGTGAATAACATCGAAAATCTAACACAAAACAGTCAAAGCCACAATGTACAGAATGTAGTGGCTAATTTAAACCATTCTCCAACGCTTAACGTCCTTTCACGTGCAGAATTCAAAGACTGTCAAATCAAcataaacattacaaagaaGTAA
- the LOC140931485 gene encoding uncharacterized protein produces MRSVNVLLLLMLSFHEVKSACKYIFIGYHYSRKSKGGTVGGYECDPCAEDIKVLSSKYRAAGFQKLTRKSDRTRRWKETWYKFTGGAGDKMATADSNGTYCITSPSCGAKFPGYLDGDHPADLKVGESVKGTVCFSDERNCCVRRQEIEILKCKDFFIYKLPKVPFRRARYCGNKGQKEPEKCDEKELLFGLSKKYAAKSCKDIQEKRQDAPSGVYWIQPDGDNPVQVYCDQETDGGGWTLVYSYTFANFKYFKSGSNAVTPRPNWPISPTYGNIIISTTPPVSETDYNAMNFNYWKNLGREFMIKSNINHWISCKEQGGSLVEFKAGNIQCRNIKNVASKCLNYVPDKIQFESAGNPPGSSLGPDLYRSQSSTWLKEYYYLEGSTKTGNWPTHDPCGTNSYKNHLTNVANPHGNIYIRE; encoded by the exons ATGCGTTCCGTAAATGTGTTACTTTTGCTGATGCTTTCTTTTCATGAGGTGAAAAGCGCTTGTAAGTATATTTTTATTGGTTATCACTACTCCAGAAAGAGCAAGGGTGGCACTGTTG GTGGATATGAGTGCGATCCGTGCGCTGAGGATATTAAAGTGCTCAGTAGTAAATATCGAGCAGCTGGCTTCCAGAAGCTAACAAGAAAGTCTGACAGAACAAGACGGTGGAAAGAGACCTGGTACAAATTTACCGGTGGTGCTGGAGACAAGATGGCTACTGC TGATTCAAATGGAACGTACTGCATAACTTCTCCTTCTTGCGGTGCTAAGTTTCCCGGTTATCTTGACGGGGATCATCCGGCTGATTTGAAAGTTGGAGAAAGTGTGAAGGGAACCGTGTGCTTCTCAGATGAACGGAATTGTTGCGTGAGGAGGCAGGAAATAGAGATACTGAAATGCAAAGACTTCTTTATTTACAAGTTGCCGAAAGTACCCTTCAGAAGAGCAAGGTATTGCGGGAACAAAG GTCAAAAGGAACCTGAAAAGTGCGACGAAAAGGAACTGCTGTTTG GACTGTCCAAGAAATACGCTGCCAAATCATGTAAGGACATTCAAGAGAAACGTCAAGACGCCCCGTCTGGTGTATACTGGATTCAACCTGATGGTGATAACCCAGTCCAGGTTTACTGCGACCAGGAAACAGACGGTGGAGGCTGGACACTAGTGTACAGCTACACCTTCGCAAACTTTAA GTATTTCAAGTCCGGCTCCAACGCGGTCACGCCGCGCCCAAACTGGCCAATCAGCCCGACTTACGGAAACATAATCATCTCTACCACCCCTCCAGTAAGCGAAACAGACTACAACGCCATGAACTTCAACTACTGGAAAAACCTGGGTCGCGAGTTCATGATCAAGTCTAACATTAACCATTGGATCTCTTGCAA GGAACAAGGTGGAAGTCTGGTGGAGTTTAAAGCTGGTAACATCCAGTGTCGAAACATAAAGAACGTTGCGTCCAAATGTCTTAACTATGTCCCGGACAAAATTCAGTTTGAGTCGGCTGGAAACCCACCCGGCTCCAGCCTGGGCCCGGATCTCTATCGGTCACAGAGTTCTACTTGGCTGAAGGAATATTATTACCTTGAAGGAAGTACGAAGACCGGTAATTGGCCTACCCATGATCCTTGTGGTACCAACAGCTATAAAAACCATCTCACCAACGTGGCTAACCCCCACGGGAACATTTACATCCGGGAGTAA